One Campylobacter sp. RM16192 genomic region harbors:
- the ppk2 gene encoding polyphosphate kinase 2 has product MSKHKKEDKHNHNKFDYEYELRKLQIELLKFQNYVKEQGLRVLIIVEGRDAAGKGGSIKRLTEHLNPRGCRIVALEKPSDVERSQWYFQRYVAHLPSAGEIVIFDRSWYNRAGVEPVMGFCTQEEHKEFLREVPKFEEMIKNSGIIFFKFYLSVSKEEQKKRFKERLTDPLKQFKISPVDAKSQELWDQYTIAKYSMLLASNTPACPWTIVASDSKKHARINIFRHILANVEYPKKIDAKNFECDPDIVRSGEEEIRLMEVNLKNENLSKMNG; this is encoded by the coding sequence ATGTCAAAACACAAAAAAGAAGATAAGCATAACCACAATAAATTCGACTACGAATACGAGCTTAGAAAGCTTCAGATCGAGCTTTTGAAATTTCAAAACTATGTAAAAGAGCAGGGCTTAAGAGTGCTTATTATCGTTGAGGGGCGTGATGCGGCGGGCAAGGGCGGAAGTATAAAGCGCCTAACCGAGCATCTAAACCCGCGCGGATGTCGTATAGTCGCACTTGAAAAGCCAAGCGATGTAGAGCGCTCGCAGTGGTACTTTCAGCGGTATGTGGCGCACCTTCCAAGCGCCGGAGAGATCGTGATATTTGACCGCTCTTGGTACAATAGAGCAGGAGTTGAGCCTGTGATGGGATTTTGCACGCAAGAAGAGCATAAAGAATTCTTGCGCGAGGTGCCTAAATTTGAAGAGATGATAAAAAACTCGGGCATAATTTTCTTTAAATTTTACCTGTCGGTTTCAAAAGAGGAACAGAAAAAACGCTTCAAAGAGCGCCTTACCGATCCGCTTAAGCAGTTTAAAATTTCGCCGGTAGATGCTAAAAGCCAGGAGCTTTGGGATCAATACACTATCGCTAAATACTCCATGCTGCTTGCTTCAAACACGCCTGCTTGCCCATGGACGATAGTAGCGTCTGATAGCAAAAAGCACGCGCGGATAAATATATTTAGGCATATTTTGGCAAATGTCGAATATCCAAAAAAGATAGACGCGAAAAATTTTGAATGCGACCCTGATATCGTAAGAAGCGGCGAAGAGGAGATAAGGCTAATGGAAGTAAATTTAAAGAATGAAAATTTATCAAAAATGAATGGGTGA
- a CDS encoding DUF5675 family protein, with product MKLTIRRFKNIFDGTIGKFRLENDGQILLDGYSLEPKGADTTEPNRDRRVPQGLYHISWHQSARFKRTLPLLYNEVVPKKRYILIHAGNFPKDTDGCILLGNRYDEKGVYQSMNTLEAFMSHTKGKLFEVEIINDGV from the coding sequence ATGAAACTAACAATACGAAGATTTAAAAATATTTTTGATGGCACGATTGGTAAATTTAGGTTAGAAAATGATGGGCAAATTTTGCTTGATGGATACTCTCTTGAGCCAAAGGGTGCAGACACTACCGAGCCAAATAGAGATAGAAGAGTTCCGCAAGGACTGTATCACATCTCTTGGCATCAAAGCGCAAGATTTAAGCGAACATTGCCACTTTTATATAACGAAGTGGTGCCAAAGAAAAGATATATCCTAATTCATGCCGGCAACTTCCCAAAAGACACTGATGGATGCATACTTTTAGGCAATAGATACGACGAAAAAGGAGTTTATCAAAGCATGAATACGCTTGAAGCCTTTATGTCTCATACAAAAGGCAAACTCTTTGAAGTAGAAATCATAAACGATGGTGTGTAA
- a CDS encoding type II asparaginase codes for MRFITKVVFFMFVSVVVAFAKPTIYILATGGTIAGSGSGALDTSYTSGTVTVDKLIAAVPEINKIATIKGEQISNIGSQEMNNEVWFKLANRVNELLTSGKADGVVITHGTDTMEETAYFLNLVVKSDKPIVMVGAMRSSSSLSADGPLNIFNAVNVAINKETAGKGVVVTMNDEIHAAREVTKTNTTGVETFKSPNAGKIGTVFYGNVKYYMSPVRKHTVNSAFDITKIKELPRVDIIYSHSNDNPDFANIAIKNGAKGIISAGMGNGNPFPTVIEVLGEGVKKGVVVVRDSRVGSGETTLNGEVDDTKYGFLASDNLNAQKARVLLMLALTQTNDKAKIQEFFYTH; via the coding sequence ATGCGTTTTATCACAAAGGTGGTATTTTTCATGTTTGTTTCTGTAGTTGTGGCTTTTGCTAAGCCAACGATTTACATATTAGCAACCGGTGGAACGATAGCTGGAAGCGGTTCAGGTGCTCTTGATACGAGCTATACATCAGGAACTGTTACTGTTGATAAGCTAATTGCTGCGGTGCCTGAAATAAACAAGATTGCTACAATCAAAGGCGAGCAAATTTCAAATATCGGCTCTCAAGAGATGAATAATGAGGTTTGGTTCAAGCTTGCTAATAGAGTAAATGAGCTTTTAACTAGTGGCAAAGCTGATGGTGTAGTTATCACTCACGGAACAGACACTATGGAAGAGACTGCATACTTCTTAAATTTGGTCGTAAAAAGTGACAAGCCTATCGTAATGGTTGGTGCTATGAGAAGTAGTAGTTCACTTAGTGCAGACGGTCCTCTTAATATCTTTAACGCTGTAAATGTTGCTATCAATAAAGAAACAGCAGGCAAAGGCGTAGTGGTAACTATGAATGATGAAATTCACGCAGCTCGCGAAGTTACTAAGACAAACACTACAGGTGTTGAGACATTTAAATCTCCAAATGCAGGTAAAATAGGAACAGTATTTTATGGCAATGTAAAATACTATATGAGTCCGGTTCGCAAACACACTGTAAATTCAGCTTTTGATATCACAAAAATCAAAGAACTTCCTAGGGTAGATATCATCTATAGTCATTCAAACGACAATCCTGACTTTGCTAATATTGCTATCAAAAATGGAGCAAAAGGTATAATAAGCGCCGGTATGGGTAACGGAAATCCATTCCCTACAGTTATTGAAGTTCTTGGCGAAGGCGTTAAAAAAGGTGTAGTTGTAGTTCGTGATTCACGTGTAGGAAGTGGTGAGACTACTTTAAACGGAGAAGTTGATGACACAAAATACGGCTTTTTGGCAAGTGATAACCTAAACGCTCAAAAAGCTAGAGTATTGTTAATGCTAGCCCTTACACAAACAAACGATAAAGCAAAAATTCAAGAGTTCTTCTATACTCATTAA
- the flgG gene encoding flagellar basal-body rod protein FlgG has translation MMRSIYSAATGMIAQQTQIDVTSHNISNVNTMGYKKNRAEFADLMYQVMEYAGTSTSSTTKSPTGIEVGLGVRPTAITKIFSQGHFKETSNNLDMVIAGNGFFQVQLPDGTTAYTRNGAFKLDSEGTIVNSDGYILLPQMSVPANATQISVGVDGTISVLQPGNTEMVQIGQIELANFINPSGLHALGDNNYLPTGSSGDVVTGIGGIDGFGTIRQGFVEMSNVQLVEEMTDLITGQRAYEANSKAITTSDDMLQIVNNLKR, from the coding sequence ATGATGAGATCAATTTATTCTGCCGCTACAGGCATGATAGCGCAGCAAACCCAAATCGATGTCACTTCACATAATATTTCAAACGTAAATACAATGGGTTATAAAAAAAATAGAGCCGAATTTGCCGATCTTATGTATCAGGTTATGGAGTATGCGGGCACTTCAACCAGCTCTACGACAAAAAGCCCGACAGGTATAGAGGTTGGTCTTGGAGTGCGCCCTACTGCTATAACTAAAATTTTTTCACAAGGACATTTTAAAGAGACAAGTAACAATCTGGATATGGTAATAGCTGGTAATGGTTTTTTTCAAGTCCAACTTCCAGATGGAACTACTGCATATACAAGAAATGGAGCTTTTAAGCTTGATAGTGAAGGCACTATAGTAAATTCTGATGGATATATTTTGCTTCCTCAAATGAGTGTTCCTGCTAATGCGACACAAATTTCAGTTGGAGTCGACGGTACAATATCTGTACTTCAGCCTGGAAATACTGAAATGGTGCAAATAGGACAAATAGAGCTTGCAAATTTTATAAATCCAAGTGGACTTCATGCGCTTGGAGACAATAACTATTTGCCTACAGGATCAAGCGGTGATGTAGTGACTGGAATTGGCGGTATTGATGGATTTGGAACTATAAGACAAGGATTTGTAGAGATGAGTAATGTCCAGCTGGTTGAGGAGATGACTGATCTAATTACTGGTCAGCGTGCATACGAAGCAAATTCAAAGGCAATCACAACAAGCGATGATATGCTTCAAATCGTAAATAATCTTAAAAGGTAG
- a CDS encoding ATP-binding protein, producing the protein MQLEKTIKKLCGELKLSSIEENFYEISVIAAKENWRHLQFLEELLKKEVEVKTNRSKAVLTKMAGFPSIKTLEQFDFTGILI; encoded by the coding sequence ATGCAGTTAGAAAAAACTATTAAAAAACTTTGTGGGGAGTTAAAACTATCAAGTATTGAGGAAAATTTTTATGAAATATCAGTGATTGCAGCTAAGGAAAACTGGAGACATTTACAATTTCTAGAGGAGCTACTCAAAAAAGAAGTTGAGGTTAAAACGAATCGTTCAAAAGCAGTTTTAACAAAAATGGCAGGATTTCCATCTATTAAGACTTTGGAGCAATTTGACTTTACAGGTATTTTAATATGA
- a CDS encoding ATP-binding protein translates to MSKEDTNHLFQIISRRYEKGSIIFTSNLVFSEWENLSINSNKVMSAILDRVIHHSHIVNILGNSYRAKEKREEGLLGLDIYKSSKKKLDTISKVD, encoded by the coding sequence ATGAGTAAAGAAGATACCAATCATCTTTTTCAAATTATTTCTAGAAGATACGAAAAAGGATCTATTATATTTACGTCAAATTTGGTTTTTAGTGAATGGGAAAACCTGTCTATTAATAGCAACAAAGTTATGTCGGCTATACTAGATAGAGTTATACATCATTCACATATAGTAAATATACTAGGTAATAGCTATAGGGCTAAAGAAAAAAGAGAGGAGGGGTTATTGGGCTTAGATATTTATAAGTCCAGTAAGAAAAAGTTAGATACAATTAGCAAAGTAGATTGA
- a CDS encoding ABC transporter substrate-binding protein — protein sequence MPSEYIAKMEELKIPVVGISFSKREDKEKDKLNPTLEDKAKAYTEGYYEGVEILGKVANREKEAAKLIKFVKDQQAFLKSKMDNLKIDKKVRIYMANPDLTTYGSGKYTGVLFARAGGENVAAKDIKGYKQISAENLIAYNPDMIFVQERYPKVPNELKSNPQLANVAAIKMDKIYMMPEFAKAWGYPTAEAMALGEEWLAIRLYPEHFKGVDFDKKIEEFYQKFYRTSYSK from the coding sequence ATCCCAAGCGAATATATCGCAAAAATGGAAGAGCTTAAGATACCGGTTGTTGGCATCAGCTTTTCAAAAAGAGAGGATAAAGAAAAAGACAAGCTAAATCCTACTCTTGAAGACAAAGCCAAAGCTTACACAGAGGGCTACTATGAAGGTGTTGAGATACTTGGCAAAGTGGCAAACCGTGAAAAAGAAGCGGCCAAGCTCATTAAATTTGTAAAAGATCAACAAGCCTTCTTAAAAAGCAAAATGGACAATCTAAAGATAGATAAAAAAGTTAGAATTTACATGGCAAATCCAGATCTTACCACTTACGGAAGCGGCAAATACACGGGAGTGCTGTTTGCAAGAGCGGGCGGAGAAAACGTGGCTGCAAAAGATATCAAAGGATATAAGCAAATTTCAGCCGAAAATTTAATCGCTTATAATCCCGACATGATATTTGTCCAAGAGCGCTATCCGAAGGTCCCAAACGAGCTTAAGTCAAACCCTCAGCTTGCAAACGTAGCGGCTATCAAGATGGATAAAATTTACATGATGCCTGAATTTGCCAAAGCTTGGGGCTATCCTACGGCAGAAGCCATGGCGCTTGGCGAGGAATGGCTGGCTATAAGGCTTTATCCTGAGCATTTTAAAGGTGTGGATTTTGATAAGAAAATTGAGGAGTTTTATCAAAAATTCTACCGCACATCATACTCTAAATGA
- a CDS encoding ABC transporter ATP-binding protein → MQNLLEIKDARFYYEEQKFLFRRLNFALAKGETLAILGLNGQGKSTLMFCMMGVLKLKEGEVKTQAKFAFLPQNFSVAFDYSVLDIVLMGRIREISLFSKPSKEDIKICEDALCSLEISYLKNKSFNSLSGGQKQLVLFARAIASRSEVMFLDEPASALDLKNQDRVLTLIRSLKEQCNASIVFTTHQPNHALAVADSTLILKNDLSYVFGKSSEVLNEENLSSLYDVDVRGVKFDIGSKQIPSITQIFSTQK, encoded by the coding sequence ATGCAAAATCTGCTTGAGATAAAAGATGCGAGATTTTACTACGAGGAGCAAAAATTTCTCTTTCGCAGGCTAAATTTCGCCCTTGCCAAAGGCGAAACACTAGCGATACTTGGACTAAACGGGCAAGGCAAAAGCACGCTTATGTTTTGCATGATGGGAGTTTTAAAGCTCAAAGAGGGCGAAGTAAAAACGCAGGCTAAATTTGCCTTTTTACCGCAAAATTTTAGCGTTGCGTTTGACTATAGCGTGCTTGATATAGTTTTGATGGGGCGGATTCGTGAAATTTCGCTTTTTTCAAAGCCGAGCAAAGAGGATATCAAAATTTGCGAAGATGCACTTTGTAGCTTAGAAATTTCATATCTTAAAAATAAAAGCTTCAACTCCCTTTCAGGCGGACAAAAGCAGCTTGTCCTCTTCGCTAGAGCGATTGCCAGCAGAAGCGAAGTGATGTTTTTAGATGAGCCCGCAAGCGCGCTTGATCTAAAAAATCAAGATAGGGTTTTAACGCTGATTCGCAGTCTAAAAGAGCAATGCAATGCAAGCATCGTCTTTACCACTCATCAACCAAACCACGCTCTAGCCGTAGCTGACAGCACTCTCATCCTTAAAAACGACCTTAGCTACGTCTTTGGCAAAAGCAGCGAAGTACTAAACGAAGAGAATTTAAGCTCGCTTTATGATGTAGATGTAAGAGGGGTTAAATTTGATATAGGCAGCAAGCAAATACCAAGCATAACGCAAATTTTTAGCACACAAAAGTAA
- the rpoD gene encoding RNA polymerase sigma factor RpoD → MLSLIEELFQENAKGYVTYEKLIKFFEKAPTGAIAKKIEALAKTHKIKLITAAEIAKLKNIEDAKKRREERERLQDESLEDEFDLASENDLLEWSRSDSPVRMYLREMGQISLLTKDEEVEISKKIELGEDIIIDAFCSVPYLIDFILDYKEPLINRERRVKELFKSFDDEENSDEAEEDEEEEYAEESEENEAHKKPSKKEDKRAEKVIESFKALEKAKKDWMKMANKQNDVEQEDELLAKLTLAFKKKILKDKLMDLGPTSKLISEIVKSMETALKSDDEFDRELKRLEYKLPMFSDELKKNHKSILKDIIKLSKEDIIARVPEATMVSTYVEIKKLFQTKEASKQGFDLDPVQLKEILEQIKRGKKISDEAKTRMAKSNLRLVVSIAKRYTNRGLPFLDLIQEGNIGLMKAVDKFEYKKGYKFSTYATWWIRQAISRAIADQARTIRIPIHMIETINRINKINRKYLQEEGKEPDVSIIAKEVGLSVDKVKQVIKITKEPISLEAPIGNEEDGKFGDFVEDRSSLSPMDHILKNDLKEQIDEVLDQLNEREKAVIRMRFGLLEDESDRTLEEIGKELNVTRERVRQIESSAIKKLKHPKVGRKLKNYIEG, encoded by the coding sequence ATGTTGTCACTTATAGAAGAACTGTTTCAAGAAAACGCCAAAGGCTATGTAACTTACGAAAAACTTATCAAATTTTTTGAAAAAGCACCCACTGGTGCAATAGCAAAAAAAATAGAAGCCTTAGCCAAGACCCACAAAATTAAACTCATAACTGCAGCAGAAATCGCCAAACTAAAAAATATCGAAGATGCTAAAAAACGCCGCGAAGAGAGAGAGAGGCTTCAAGACGAAAGCTTAGAGGACGAATTTGATCTGGCAAGCGAAAATGATCTACTTGAATGGTCACGCTCTGATAGTCCTGTCAGGATGTATCTGCGCGAAATGGGTCAAATTTCACTTCTTACAAAAGACGAAGAAGTTGAAATAAGCAAAAAGATCGAACTAGGCGAAGATATCATTATCGATGCGTTTTGTTCGGTGCCATACTTGATTGATTTTATACTTGACTATAAAGAGCCTCTTATAAACCGCGAAAGACGCGTTAAAGAGCTGTTTAAAAGCTTTGATGACGAAGAAAATAGCGATGAGGCCGAAGAGGATGAAGAAGAGGAGTATGCAGAAGAGTCCGAAGAAAACGAAGCCCATAAAAAACCTTCTAAAAAAGAGGACAAAAGAGCCGAAAAAGTTATAGAAAGCTTTAAGGCGCTTGAAAAAGCGAAAAAAGACTGGATGAAAATGGCTAACAAGCAAAACGACGTCGAGCAAGAAGACGAGCTTTTGGCTAAATTAACACTAGCTTTTAAAAAGAAAATTTTAAAAGACAAGCTAATGGATCTAGGTCCTACAAGCAAGCTCATAAGTGAGATCGTAAAGTCGATGGAAACGGCTCTAAAGAGTGATGATGAGTTTGATAGAGAGCTTAAAAGACTTGAGTATAAACTGCCGATGTTTAGTGACGAGCTTAAGAAAAATCACAAAAGCATCCTAAAAGACATCATTAAACTCAGCAAAGAAGATATCATCGCTCGCGTGCCTGAGGCTACGATGGTTTCAACCTATGTCGAGATCAAAAAGCTATTTCAAACAAAAGAGGCGAGCAAGCAAGGATTTGACCTTGATCCTGTCCAGTTAAAAGAAATTTTAGAGCAGATAAAACGCGGTAAGAAAATTTCAGACGAGGCAAAAACCAGAATGGCCAAGTCAAACTTGCGTCTTGTCGTAAGTATCGCCAAGCGCTACACAAACCGCGGTTTGCCGTTTTTAGACCTCATCCAAGAAGGAAATATCGGTCTTATGAAGGCGGTTGATAAATTTGAGTATAAAAAAGGCTATAAATTTTCAACCTACGCCACATGGTGGATACGCCAAGCCATAAGCCGCGCGATAGCCGATCAGGCGCGCACTATCCGCATACCTATCCACATGATAGAGACTATAAACAGGATAAACAAAATCAACCGCAAATACCTACAAGAAGAGGGAAAAGAGCCTGATGTAAGCATCATCGCCAAAGAGGTTGGTTTAAGTGTGGATAAAGTTAAACAAGTTATTAAGATAACAAAAGAGCCTATCAGTCTTGAAGCACCTATCGGTAACGAAGAAGATGGCAAATTTGGTGATTTTGTCGAGGATAGAAGCTCGCTAAGCCCGATGGATCACATCCTTAAAAACGACCTTAAGGAGCAAATCGACGAAGTTCTTGATCAGTTAAACGAGCGCGAAAAAGCAGTTATTAGGATGAGATTTGGCCTACTTGAAGATGAAAGCGATCGCACACTTGAAGAGATCGGCAAGGAGCTAAATGTCACTCGCGAGCGTGTCCGCCAGATAGAAAGCTCGGCGATCAAAAAGCTAAAACATCCAAAAGTCGGAAGAAAGCTTAAAAACTACATCGAGGGCTAG
- a CDS encoding iron chelate uptake ABC transporter family permease subunit, with the protein MPHIARLICGSDHTRSMPACFVIGAIFMLFVDDLARSISSAEVPLSILLALIGSPVFAILLKRSVSNAKSA; encoded by the coding sequence GTGCCTCACATCGCAAGGCTTATATGCGGAAGCGACCACACTCGCTCGATGCCCGCTTGCTTCGTCATAGGCGCGATATTTATGCTCTTTGTTGATGACTTAGCTAGAAGCATAAGCAGCGCAGAAGTGCCTCTTAGCATACTTTTAGCACTCATCGGAAGCCCGGTTTTTGCGATACTCTTAAAAAGGAGCGTGTCAAATGCAAAATCTGCTTGA
- the nrdD gene encoding anaerobic ribonucleoside-triphosphate reductase, with protein sequence MQTTKKSNSVLEDVQDKRTKCVVYTRVMGYHRPVESFNVGKKGEHKERVKFKERHETNNTKI encoded by the coding sequence ATGCAAACTACAAAAAAATCGAATAGCGTGCTTGAAGACGTGCAGGATAAACGCACTAAGTGCGTCGTCTATACGAGGGTAATGGGCTATCACAGACCCGTAGAGAGCTTTAACGTCGGTAAAAAAGGCGAGCATAAAGAAAGAGTGAAATTTAAGGAAAGACATGAAACTAACAATACGAAGATTTAA
- the dsbD gene encoding protein-disulfide reductase DsbD yields the protein MFKKAIFSIFLLIVSAFGDPLSVAEAFGLSAKTDSQNVEFRFDLAKDIYVYKDTVKVLSGGKLLNDQLNLPNFINDGSFDVYPEKFSLFVPISLLKEINQSDSFNIALEYQGCAKNGICYQPQVNNYSVSSGLSGYKIALIPKDGDTTVASSLPGESDLSEQDSIAKNLSDKGFVLSLITFFGYGILLSLTPCIFPMIPILSSIIVSKSGEKLSAKRGFWFSLIYVLAMALAYAVVGIIASVFGAGLSGMLQTPAVLIGFSLVFVALALSMFELYEFQMPLKIQNLLNKKAESKDGVAGIFIMGFLSALIASPCVAAPLAGVLLYIAQSGNVLFGGSALFIMGLGMGVPLLIIGASSGKLLPRPGIWMDNIKRLFGFIMIFMAIWLSARVLGSRVEFLLYGVTAVFMSVFFGAFDSTSENTSAGKKMIKAAFLTLFIYAFILIIGSFTGAKSLLNPLANFEISSSVAGKEAKFISVSNINELENAIKSSNKPVMIDFYATWCVSCNELDEITFKDEAVLKRLENFTLLRVDVTKGTSEDNELMKKFGLIGPPALIFYKDEDELKSARVIGFYEPKKFIAHLDKIKL from the coding sequence ATGTTTAAAAAAGCGATTTTTTCTATATTTTTACTTATCGTATCAGCATTTGGCGATCCGCTTTCGGTCGCTGAAGCTTTTGGACTGAGCGCAAAAACCGATAGCCAAAATGTCGAATTTAGATTTGATCTCGCCAAAGATATTTACGTATATAAGGACACTGTAAAGGTTCTTAGCGGTGGTAAACTCCTAAACGATCAGCTAAATTTGCCAAATTTTATAAACGACGGCAGTTTTGACGTATATCCTGAAAAATTTAGCTTATTTGTGCCTATAAGTTTGCTTAAAGAGATAAATCAAAGCGACAGCTTTAATATAGCGCTTGAGTATCAAGGTTGCGCCAAAAACGGCATTTGCTACCAACCGCAAGTAAATAACTACAGCGTATCAAGCGGCTTAAGCGGATACAAAATAGCGTTAATTCCAAAAGATGGCGATACGACCGTAGCCTCTAGCCTGCCTGGCGAAAGCGACTTATCCGAGCAAGACAGCATCGCTAAAAATTTAAGCGACAAAGGGTTTGTTTTATCGCTTATTACGTTTTTTGGTTATGGAATTTTACTTTCACTTACCCCTTGTATATTTCCTATGATACCGATACTTTCAAGCATTATCGTATCCAAATCAGGAGAAAAATTAAGCGCAAAACGAGGATTTTGGTTCTCGCTCATATACGTGCTTGCCATGGCGCTAGCTTACGCGGTGGTGGGCATCATCGCAAGCGTCTTTGGCGCGGGGCTTAGCGGCATGCTTCAAACTCCTGCCGTGCTTATCGGCTTTAGCTTGGTCTTTGTCGCTCTTGCTTTATCGATGTTTGAACTTTACGAGTTTCAAATGCCGTTAAAAATACAAAATTTACTTAACAAAAAGGCTGAAAGCAAGGACGGGGTCGCCGGAATTTTTATCATGGGATTTTTATCGGCGCTCATAGCAAGTCCATGTGTCGCAGCTCCGCTTGCAGGCGTGCTACTTTACATAGCGCAAAGCGGAAATGTGCTATTTGGCGGATCGGCTCTATTTATCATGGGGCTTGGTATGGGCGTACCGCTTCTAATCATCGGTGCAAGTTCCGGCAAGCTGCTTCCGCGCCCGGGAATTTGGATGGATAATATAAAAAGACTCTTTGGCTTTATCATGATATTTATGGCGATATGGCTTAGTGCGCGCGTACTTGGCTCTCGTGTGGAGTTTTTGCTGTATGGTGTTACGGCTGTGTTTATGAGCGTATTTTTCGGAGCATTTGATAGCACAAGCGAAAATACAAGCGCAGGTAAAAAGATGATAAAAGCGGCTTTTTTAACGCTTTTTATCTACGCTTTTATACTCATTATCGGCTCTTTTACGGGAGCAAAGTCGCTGCTAAATCCGCTAGCAAATTTTGAAATTTCAAGTAGCGTTGCTGGCAAAGAGGCAAAATTTATCAGCGTATCAAACATAAATGAGCTTGAAAACGCTATAAAAAGCTCAAACAAGCCGGTGATGATTGATTTTTATGCTACTTGGTGCGTAAGCTGCAACGAGCTTGACGAAATAACATTCAAAGACGAGGCAGTGCTTAAAAGGCTTGAAAATTTTACTCTTTTAAGAGTCGATGTGACAAAAGGCACGAGTGAAGATAACGAGCTAATGAAAAAATTTGGACTCATAGGACCTCCTGCTCTGATATTTTACAAAGACGAAGATGAGCTAAAAAGCGCAAGAGTTATAGGGTTTTATGAACCTAAGAAATTCATAGCTCATCTTGATAAAATTAAATTGTAA
- a CDS encoding phage holin family protein, which yields MNDKIWDFLINWSVPIYVLILSVWAGTAHTVRRIRRKEIPYFSIREWVGDIVISSFIGMVTFHLCRYAGLDDMLMACCVGIASHMGTRALSLFEKVLLDKVKAKGIDIKEDMNANYKKIE from the coding sequence GTGAATGATAAAATCTGGGATTTTCTAATAAATTGGAGTGTGCCTATCTATGTATTAATACTCTCTGTTTGGGCTGGCACGGCTCACACAGTTAGAAGAATAAGACGAAAAGAAATTCCTTATTTTTCTATTCGTGAATGGGTTGGCGACATAGTCATTAGCTCATTTATAGGGATGGTAACCTTTCATCTGTGTAGATATGCAGGACTTGATGATATGCTGATGGCTTGCTGTGTAGGTATAGCCTCTCACATGGGTACAAGGGCTTTGTCATTGTTTGAAAAAGTGCTTTTAGACAAAGTTAAAGCCAAAGGCATAGACATAAAGGAGGATATGAATGCAAACTACAAAAAAATCGAATAG
- a CDS encoding flagellar hook-basal body protein has translation MQNGYYQATGAMVTQFNRLDVISNNLANINTIGFKRDDVVVGDFERIFQEFRDVLPLENHTKQAAKFLNRTIDRVPQISEQYVDFSNSGMKFTGNTLDFAIKREDLFFLVETKTGEVRLTKNGAFSLDNEGFLVTKEGFRVLPSNYFEGGANGIQIPQEERLSVDKNGNIYANDEQIARFYLAQPKEIRNLTKEGDNLYVLPDLKELRDLGDDVDAVSQGYTQISNVNAVTEMLGLIETNRMVDMYQKVMRSHMDDLNQDAVSKLANIKA, from the coding sequence ATGCAAAACGGATATTATCAAGCAACGGGTGCGATGGTTACGCAGTTTAACCGCCTTGATGTAATCTCAAACAATCTTGCAAACATAAACACAATCGGCTTTAAGCGTGATGATGTGGTTGTGGGGGATTTTGAGAGAATTTTTCAAGAGTTTAGAGATGTTTTACCGCTTGAAAATCACACAAAGCAGGCTGCTAAATTTTTAAACCGAACTATCGATAGAGTGCCTCAAATTTCAGAGCAGTATGTTGATTTTAGCAATAGCGGCATGAAATTTACGGGCAATACGCTTGACTTTGCTATAAAGCGAGAGGATCTGTTTTTCTTGGTTGAAACTAAAACCGGAGAGGTTAGACTTACTAAAAACGGAGCTTTTAGCCTTGATAATGAGGGTTTTTTAGTAACAAAAGAGGGCTTTAGAGTGCTTCCAAGTAATTATTTTGAAGGCGGGGCAAACGGGATACAAATCCCGCAAGAAGAGAGACTAAGTGTCGATAAAAACGGAAATATCTATGCAAATGACGAGCAGATAGCAAGATTTTACTTAGCGCAGCCAAAAGAGATAAGAAACCTTACGAAAGAGGGTGATAATCTATACGTTTTGCCTGATTTAAAGGAGCTAAGAGATCTTGGCGATGATGTAGATGCCGTCTCTCAAGGATATACTCAAATTTCAAACGTAAATGCCGTAACCGAGATGTTGGGGCTTATAGAGACAAACCGAATGGTAGATATGTATCAAAAAGTGATGAGAAGCCATATGGACGATCTTAATCAAGATGCTGTTAGTAAACTAGCTAATATTAAGGCTTAG